One window of Candidatus Tectomicrobia bacterium genomic DNA carries:
- a CDS encoding DUF1499 domain-containing protein, with protein MGFQQRLSLLSYLGLILTLAAGLMLLVSGPGHRLGLWHWRTGFWLMTWVGTAGMWGALISVAGGLFAIIGARKKRTAAALAGAVIGFFLMGWPTLRQQRLAANPRIHEVSTDTEKPPQFQAALDLRKKAGADNPPEYNAKFAPLQKKAFPDIQPAYLQGTPKEAFERALAAARGMGWEIVASDPESGRIEAVATTFWYGFKDDVIIRVQREGERNRVDVRSKSRVGGSDFGTNAKRVRAYLKALGGKKS; from the coding sequence ATGGGCTTCCAGCAGCGTCTTTCGCTTCTTTCCTACCTGGGGCTGATCCTCACCCTGGCGGCGGGGCTGATGCTTCTGGTCTCGGGGCCGGGGCACCGCCTGGGCCTATGGCACTGGCGGACGGGCTTCTGGCTGATGACCTGGGTGGGGACGGCCGGCATGTGGGGCGCCCTGATCTCGGTGGCGGGAGGCCTCTTCGCCATCATAGGTGCGCGGAAGAAGCGGACCGCCGCAGCCCTCGCGGGGGCGGTCATCGGCTTCTTCCTGATGGGATGGCCGACCCTCCGGCAGCAGCGGCTCGCCGCCAACCCGCGCATCCACGAGGTCTCGACCGACACGGAGAAGCCGCCCCAGTTCCAGGCCGCGCTGGACCTGCGCAAGAAGGCGGGTGCCGACAATCCGCCCGAGTACAACGCCAAGTTCGCCCCCCTGCAGAAGAAGGCCTTCCCGGACATCCAGCCGGCCTACCTCCAGGGCACCCCCAAGGAGGCCTTCGAGCGGGCCCTCGCCGCCGCCCGGGGCATGGGGTGGGAGATCGTGGCCTCCGACCCCGAGTCGGGCCGCATCGAGGCCGTCGCCACCACCTTCTGGTACGGCTTCAAGGACGACGTGATCATCCGCGTCCAGCGGGAGGGGGAACGCAACCGGGTGGACGTGCGCTCCAAATCCCGGGTGGGGGGCAGCGACTTCGGCACCAACGCCAAGCGCGTGCGCGCCTACCTCAAGGCGCTGGGGGGGAAGAAATCTTGA
- a CDS encoding PilZ domain-containing protein: MSAGEERREHGRHRIPVVIDAPSVSELPFIPDDVSAGGFCVTSARRPEMGETFVCSIQAGDEVFRNCVAEVVWARGSAGKWNMGISVKSIGSDRARLASLLQGLAERLGLAMRPDY, encoded by the coding sequence ATGAGCGCCGGAGAGGAGAGGCGGGAGCACGGGAGGCACCGGATCCCGGTGGTGATCGACGCGCCCTCGGTGTCCGAGCTTCCGTTCATCCCCGACGACGTGAGCGCCGGAGGGTTCTGCGTGACGAGCGCCCGGAGGCCCGAGATGGGCGAAACCTTCGTCTGTTCCATCCAGGCCGGGGACGAGGTGTTCCGCAACTGCGTGGCCGAGGTCGTCTGGGCGCGCGGGAGCGCCGGGAAGTGGAACATGGGCATCTCGGTCAAATCCATCGGGAGCGACCGCGCCCGCCTCGCCAGCCTCCTCCAGGGCCTCGCCGAGCGGCTCGGCCTGGCCATGCGGCCCGACTACTAG
- the serS gene encoding serine--tRNA ligase — translation MLDIRRIRTDPEALARALARRGGAVDLAPLLEADARRRDLTHEVESRVAESRRRSKEIGELKRKGASDDEMRAFLAENQRLAEEIKARQGRLAEAERQVEDILLGIPNTPHESTPDGRSSEDNPVVRAWGEKPRFSFAPKAHDELGAALGILDLKRAAKIAGARFALYRGAGALLERALINFMLDLHTREHGYTEWLPPFMVNRQSMTGTGQLPKFEQDLFRVDDGRYFLIPTAEVPVTNIHREEVLEGAELPLKYTAYTPCFRSEAGSYGQDTRGIIRQHQFNKVELVKFARPEESYAELESLTRDAEEVLRRLGLPYRVSALCAGDLGFASAKTYDLEVWLPSQETFREISSCSNFEDFQARRAQIRFRPEPGAKPELVHTLNGSGLAVGRTVVAILENFQGEDGSVAIPGALRPYMGGLEAIRKA, via the coding sequence GTGCTCGACATCCGCCGTATCCGCACCGACCCCGAGGCCCTCGCCCGCGCCCTTGCCCGGCGCGGGGGGGCGGTGGACCTCGCCCCCCTCCTCGAGGCGGACGCCCGGCGCCGCGACCTGACCCACGAGGTCGAGAGCCGGGTGGCCGAGTCGCGCAGGCGGAGCAAGGAGATCGGGGAGCTCAAGCGCAAGGGCGCCTCGGACGACGAGATGCGGGCCTTCCTGGCCGAGAATCAGCGGCTGGCGGAGGAGATCAAGGCGCGCCAGGGGCGGCTGGCGGAGGCGGAGCGGCAGGTGGAGGATATCCTCCTCGGCATCCCCAACACGCCCCATGAGAGCACGCCCGACGGCCGCTCCTCGGAGGACAACCCCGTCGTCCGCGCCTGGGGGGAGAAGCCGAGGTTCTCCTTCGCCCCCAAGGCCCACGACGAGCTGGGGGCGGCGCTCGGCATCCTCGACCTGAAGCGGGCGGCCAAGATCGCGGGCGCGCGCTTCGCCCTCTACCGGGGGGCGGGGGCCCTGCTGGAGCGGGCGCTCATCAACTTCATGCTCGATCTCCACACCCGGGAGCACGGCTACACCGAATGGCTGCCCCCCTTCATGGTGAACCGGCAGTCCATGACGGGGACGGGCCAGCTTCCCAAGTTCGAGCAGGACCTCTTCCGGGTGGACGACGGGCGCTACTTCCTCATCCCGACGGCGGAGGTGCCCGTCACGAACATCCACCGCGAGGAGGTGCTGGAGGGGGCGGAGCTCCCGCTCAAGTACACCGCCTACACCCCCTGCTTCCGGAGCGAAGCGGGCTCCTACGGGCAGGACACGCGGGGCATCATCCGCCAGCACCAGTTCAACAAGGTGGAGCTGGTCAAGTTCGCGCGGCCGGAGGAGAGCTACGCGGAGCTGGAGTCCCTCACCCGGGACGCCGAGGAAGTGCTCCGGCGCCTGGGCCTCCCCTACCGGGTGTCCGCCCTTTGCGCGGGGGACCTGGGCTTCGCCTCCGCCAAGACCTACGACCTCGAGGTGTGGCTTCCTTCGCAGGAAACCTTCCGGGAGATCTCCTCGTGCAGCAACTTCGAGGACTTCCAGGCCCGGCGCGCCCAGATCCGCTTCCGGCCGGAACCGGGGGCCAAGCCCGAACTGGTCCATACCCTGAACGGCTCGGGCCTCGCCGTGGGGCGCACGGTGGTGGCCATCCTGGAGAATTTCCAGGGGGAGGACGGCTCGGTCGCCATCCCCGGGGCGCTCCGGCCCTACATGGGGGGGTTGGAGGCCATCCGGAAGGCGTAG
- a CDS encoding aminopeptidase P family protein, with amino-acid sequence MLLNKPRAIALMERHGLDALIATHPNHVTYASNYGGHTPRIYEDKEVLALLPRDASRAALLASIGEASYLAERRQEMWMPEIWTYGTSKITWPEDLRPDPDEECLLAILKDKARNARSLPELLARALDARGLSGGTIGLDESGLNVGLDAELRAACPKADFRPARAIWQEIELIKTEEELARLRRAAQANEEAVAEVMARLREGVSEAELLQVYSEAVARRGGAIEFWNSAGGRRAGDFFQSGAYRLRKGDTYRFDAGMVLDHYHADTGGVAVLGPPTPRQREIYATITAGMEAALEKVRPGATYEDVWRAGVETVAGRGIKGYDVLRSDLGHGIGIEPRVPDLMRGNALVIEPGMVINVEVPYYEMGYGGFQLEYSLVVTERGHERLIPNRRDLWVVE; translated from the coding sequence ATGCTTCTGAACAAGCCCCGCGCAATCGCCCTGATGGAGAGGCACGGACTCGACGCCCTGATTGCCACCCATCCCAATCACGTCACCTACGCCTCCAATTACGGCGGGCACACCCCCCGCATCTACGAGGACAAGGAGGTCCTCGCCCTTCTGCCGCGCGATGCCTCCCGGGCGGCCCTCCTGGCGTCCATCGGGGAGGCGTCCTACTTGGCGGAGCGGCGGCAAGAGATGTGGATGCCGGAGATCTGGACCTATGGCACCTCCAAGATCACCTGGCCGGAGGACCTGCGGCCCGACCCGGACGAGGAGTGCCTGCTCGCCATTCTCAAGGACAAGGCCCGAAACGCCCGCTCCCTGCCGGAGCTCCTCGCGCGCGCGCTGGACGCCAGAGGGCTGAGCGGGGGGACCATCGGCCTGGACGAGAGCGGGCTGAACGTCGGCCTGGATGCGGAGCTCAGGGCCGCCTGTCCGAAGGCGGATTTCCGCCCGGCGCGGGCCATCTGGCAGGAGATCGAGCTCATCAAGACCGAGGAGGAGCTGGCCCGCCTCCGCCGCGCCGCCCAGGCCAACGAGGAGGCCGTCGCCGAAGTGATGGCCCGGCTTCGCGAGGGCGTCAGCGAAGCGGAACTTCTCCAGGTCTACAGCGAGGCGGTGGCCCGCCGGGGCGGCGCGATCGAGTTCTGGAACTCGGCCGGGGGCCGCAGGGCGGGGGACTTCTTCCAGTCCGGCGCCTACAGGCTCCGGAAGGGGGACACCTACCGCTTCGACGCGGGCATGGTCCTGGACCACTATCATGCGGACACGGGCGGCGTCGCCGTGCTGGGGCCTCCCACGCCGCGCCAGCGCGAGATCTACGCCACCATCACCGCCGGCATGGAGGCCGCCCTGGAGAAAGTCCGCCCCGGCGCGACCTACGAGGACGTCTGGCGGGCCGGCGTGGAGACGGTCGCGGGGCGGGGCATCAAGGGCTACGACGTCCTCCGCTCCGATCTCGGCCATGGCATCGGGATCGAGCCCCGCGTGCCGGACCTCATGCGGGGGAACGCGCTTGTCATCGAGCCCGGGATGGTGATCAACGTGGAGGTCCCCTACTACGAGATGGGCTACGGCGGCTTCCAGCTCGAGTACAGCCTGGTGGTGACGGAGCGCGGCCACGAGCGCCTCATCCCGAACCGCCGCGACCTGTGGGTGGTGGAGTAG
- a CDS encoding peptidylprolyl isomerase, translating into MRLFLALVLTLVAAAAGAQGLKVENPAHPVAVIKTSQGDIHLELFPQEAPQTVENFVGLAEGTKEFTDAKTGQKAKRPFYDGLVFHRVMKDFMIQGGDPNGNGTGGPGYRLKDEINADALGLGKISAVDKEGNLHPHLLVRSQEDFNQMILIPLLRKLKIAKQEEFEKRKDEIQKELNQLTIKATYENMGYQYSPKLKSRQPSKGVIAMANAGPDTNGSQFFINLADTPWLAGKHTVFGKVVQGMEVVEKIGAVEVGPNSAPKQEVKILSVRVKK; encoded by the coding sequence ATGAGGCTGTTCCTGGCGCTCGTCCTCACGCTCGTGGCCGCGGCCGCGGGCGCCCAGGGGCTCAAGGTGGAGAACCCGGCCCATCCGGTGGCCGTCATCAAGACCAGCCAAGGGGACATCCACCTGGAGCTCTTCCCCCAGGAGGCCCCCCAGACGGTCGAAAACTTCGTCGGGCTGGCGGAGGGCACCAAGGAGTTCACGGACGCGAAGACGGGCCAGAAGGCGAAGCGGCCCTTCTACGACGGGCTGGTCTTTCATCGCGTGATGAAGGACTTCATGATCCAGGGCGGGGACCCCAACGGCAACGGCACGGGCGGGCCGGGCTACCGGCTCAAGGACGAGATCAACGCCGACGCGCTGGGCCTCGGGAAGATAAGCGCCGTCGACAAGGAGGGGAACCTGCACCCTCACCTCCTCGTGCGCTCCCAGGAGGACTTCAACCAGATGATCCTCATCCCCCTCCTGCGCAAGCTGAAGATCGCCAAGCAGGAGGAGTTCGAGAAGCGGAAGGACGAGATTCAGAAGGAGCTGAACCAGCTTACCATCAAGGCCACCTACGAGAACATGGGCTACCAGTACAGCCCGAAGCTCAAGTCGCGGCAGCCCTCCAAGGGCGTCATCGCCATGGCCAACGCCGGCCCGGACACCAACGGCTCGCAGTTCTTCATCAACCTGGCCGACACCCCCTGGCTCGCCGGCAAGCACACCGTCTTCGGCAAGGTGGTCCAGGGGATGGAGGTGGTGGAGAAGATCGGGGCGGTGGAGGTCGGCCCGAACAGCGCCCCGAAGCAGGAGGTGAAGATTCTCTCCGTGCGCGTCAAGAAATAG
- a CDS encoding response regulator yields the protein MKRRVLLVDDEEDALDILSDIISRMGYEVHTAATGRLALEKAGQAKPDLMLLDLQMPDMNGFEVLKAIREAGMDFPVVMLTARREEQAVEAARALGVSTYLTKPVQFGEIKRVLASALGEAS from the coding sequence GTGAAGCGGCGGGTCCTGCTGGTGGATGACGAGGAAGACGCCCTGGATATCCTGTCGGATATCATCTCCAGGATGGGTTACGAGGTCCACACCGCCGCCACCGGCCGGTTGGCGCTGGAGAAAGCCGGGCAAGCCAAGCCTGATCTGATGCTCCTGGATCTGCAGATGCCGGACATGAACGGGTTCGAGGTGCTGAAGGCGATCCGGGAGGCCGGCATGGACTTCCCCGTCGTGATGCTGACGGCCCGCCGCGAGGAGCAGGCGGTGGAAGCGGCCCGCGCTCTCGGCGTCTCGACATACCTTACGAAGCCCGTCCAATTCGGCGAGATCAAGAGAGTCCTCGCCTCCGCGCTCGGGGAGGCTTCCTGA
- a CDS encoding tetratricopeptide repeat protein — protein sequence MILRRLGAAVLMAALTAPSAQADGPGAHFSPSPAHTVVVRLYQSRELVKAFALGEEVLEDYRRKLGPGHPLVGSILNDLAMIRLAQKEAGEAERLLRDSLRIYERADGENHPHVAMVLNNLGWLHESRERLREAEPFYRRAVAIFEKHPGEAGPEAAAALANLAGLRFAERDYAEAVSLFRRSLAILQRQPKPDAPAIALALENLAVVYAEMGDAQAAESARAQLASLRKAASRR from the coding sequence ATGATCCTGCGGCGGCTGGGGGCTGCGGTTCTCATGGCCGCCCTGACGGCGCCTTCGGCGCAGGCCGACGGCCCCGGGGCGCACTTTTCTCCCTCCCCCGCCCACACGGTGGTGGTACGGCTCTACCAGAGCCGCGAGCTCGTCAAGGCATTCGCGCTGGGGGAGGAGGTGCTGGAGGACTACCGGCGCAAGCTCGGGCCGGGCCACCCCCTGGTGGGCTCCATCTTGAACGACCTCGCCATGATCCGCCTCGCCCAGAAGGAGGCGGGGGAGGCGGAGCGCCTCCTCCGGGACTCGCTCCGGATCTACGAGCGGGCGGACGGAGAGAATCACCCCCACGTGGCGATGGTCCTGAACAACCTGGGCTGGCTCCATGAGTCCCGGGAGAGGCTCCGGGAGGCGGAGCCCTTCTACCGTCGGGCCGTGGCGATCTTCGAGAAGCACCCCGGAGAGGCGGGTCCCGAGGCCGCCGCGGCCCTGGCCAACCTCGCCGGCCTGCGCTTCGCCGAACGCGATTATGCCGAGGCGGTCTCGCTCTTCCGCCGTTCGCTCGCGATCCTCCAACGGCAGCCCAAGCCGGATGCTCCGGCCATCGCTCTCGCCCTCGAGAACCTCGCAGTCGTCTATGCGGAGATGGGGGACGCGCAGGCGGCCGAGAGCGCCCGGGCGCAACTCGCCTCCCTGCGGAAGGCAGCCTCCCGCCGGTAA
- the recR gene encoding recombination protein RecR — protein sequence MSRFPAIEACIEAFRRLPGVGPKSAQRIVFHLLTKDPEAARRIASALGALGERVRLCPTCSMLVEGEAGGTGCRVCGDRDPSVLCVVEEPADVFAVERAGGFRGRFHVLMGVISPLEGVEAEDLTVAQLVERVKAQQVKEVILALNPNMAGEGTSLYLASLLKPMGVRVTQLAHGLPMGSHLEYADEMTLSRSLEGRREM from the coding sequence CTGAGCCGGTTCCCCGCCATCGAGGCCTGCATCGAGGCCTTCCGCCGCCTGCCGGGCGTCGGCCCCAAGAGCGCCCAGCGGATTGTCTTTCACCTCCTCACCAAGGACCCCGAGGCCGCGCGCCGGATCGCCTCCGCCCTGGGCGCGCTCGGCGAGCGGGTCCGGCTGTGCCCCACCTGCTCCATGCTGGTCGAGGGGGAGGCGGGCGGGACCGGCTGCCGGGTGTGCGGGGACCGCGACCCCTCCGTCCTCTGCGTGGTCGAGGAGCCGGCCGACGTGTTCGCGGTCGAGCGCGCGGGAGGCTTCCGGGGGCGCTTTCATGTCCTGATGGGGGTGATCTCGCCGCTCGAGGGCGTTGAGGCGGAGGACCTGACGGTGGCCCAGCTCGTCGAGCGGGTGAAGGCCCAGCAGGTGAAGGAGGTCATCCTGGCCCTCAACCCGAACATGGCGGGGGAGGGGACCTCCCTCTATCTCGCGAGCCTCCTGAAGCCGATGGGGGTGCGGGTGACCCAGCTCGCCCACGGCCTGCCGATGGGGAGCCACTTGGAGTACGCGGACGAGATGACGCTTTCCCGCTCCCTGGAGGGCCGGCGGGAGATGTGA
- a CDS encoding YbaB/EbfC family nucleoid-associated protein: MFKGGIGNLMKQARQMQDRMQKVQEEMAARRVEASSGGGMVTVAANGQGEILSIKIEKQVVDPEDVEMLEDLVRAACNEAVKKGREMMAEEMKKITGGLSIPGMM, encoded by the coding sequence ATGTTCAAAGGCGGTATCGGAAACCTGATGAAGCAGGCCCGGCAGATGCAGGACCGGATGCAGAAGGTCCAGGAGGAAATGGCGGCCCGGCGGGTCGAGGCGTCCTCGGGCGGAGGCATGGTCACCGTGGCGGCGAACGGCCAGGGCGAGATCCTCTCCATCAAGATCGAGAAGCAGGTGGTGGACCCGGAGGACGTCGAGATGCTGGAGGACCTCGTCCGCGCCGCCTGCAACGAGGCGGTGAAGAAGGGCCGGGAAATGATGGCCGAGGAGATGAAGAAGATCACCGGGGGTCTCTCCATCCCCGGGATGATGTAG
- the dnaX gene encoding DNA polymerase III subunit gamma/tau, with amino-acid sequence MAFIGSARKWRPQRFEELIGQDHVRRTLSNGLAAGRVAAAYLFSGTRGVGKTTTARILAKALNCESSDKPVPEPCNACGSCQEIARGAHPDILEIDGATYRGIDNVRELQEKLQFRPLRGRYKVIIIDEVHQITGPAFNALLKTVEEPPPHVAFIFATTELQKVPDTILSRCQVFEFRRISLGQVAAQLARIVKEQKIKAEEGALRLIARMGEGSMRDAQSILDQALAYSGEGTLTAQAAEEVLGVPSSEVYQSIASAVAARDARAALAGLAGIFEAGHDLRFFCANLLEFLRDCMVLQAAGEGEELFDAGPEEMEARREIAGRLSFAETHQAYAILQRAEAELRGSDHPRMTLELALLRMCQIEPLADLGRLMERLESLVPGGAARPQAPPPPPPPPAFRAEESRPPAPAAGPEPHPAPGGADAPARAPRERAAAVASPEWDPAEARRIWGEAVDSLKPARQVLFKGAQLEFEGPGRLRLRVAPANGHAQTIDLVRDTLPLIEAHFARHAPWPVRIAVEAPSPVAPAAEPARDDARRKEEQAAIQEVVDLFNGQIVDDRPYRGRRAGVPRAAEDFQGED; translated from the coding sequence ATGGCCTTCATCGGCAGCGCCCGCAAATGGCGGCCCCAGCGGTTCGAGGAGCTGATCGGGCAGGACCACGTCCGCCGCACCCTCTCGAACGGGCTGGCGGCGGGCCGGGTGGCGGCCGCCTATCTCTTCAGCGGCACCCGGGGGGTGGGCAAGACCACCACCGCCCGCATCCTCGCCAAGGCCCTCAACTGCGAGTCCTCGGACAAGCCCGTGCCGGAGCCCTGCAACGCCTGCGGCTCCTGCCAGGAGATCGCCCGCGGCGCCCACCCGGACATCCTGGAGATCGACGGGGCCACCTACAGGGGCATCGACAACGTGCGCGAGCTCCAGGAGAAGCTCCAGTTCCGGCCCCTGCGCGGCCGCTACAAGGTCATCATCATCGACGAGGTGCACCAGATCACAGGGCCGGCGTTCAATGCCCTATTAAAGACGGTCGAGGAGCCGCCTCCCCACGTGGCCTTCATCTTCGCGACGACGGAGCTCCAAAAGGTGCCGGACACCATCCTCAGCCGGTGCCAGGTCTTCGAGTTCCGCCGCATCTCCCTGGGCCAGGTGGCGGCCCAGCTCGCCCGCATCGTGAAGGAGCAGAAGATCAAGGCCGAGGAGGGGGCCCTGCGCCTAATCGCCCGGATGGGGGAGGGCAGCATGCGGGACGCCCAGTCCATCCTGGACCAGGCGCTCGCCTACTCCGGCGAGGGAACGCTCACGGCCCAGGCGGCGGAGGAGGTGCTGGGGGTCCCCTCGTCCGAGGTCTACCAGAGCATCGCCTCCGCCGTTGCCGCCCGCGACGCCCGGGCCGCGCTCGCCGGGCTGGCCGGCATCTTCGAGGCGGGGCACGACCTGAGGTTCTTCTGCGCGAACTTGCTCGAGTTCCTGCGCGACTGCATGGTGCTCCAGGCGGCGGGGGAGGGGGAGGAGCTCTTCGACGCCGGCCCCGAGGAGATGGAGGCCCGGCGGGAGATCGCCGGGAGGCTCTCCTTCGCCGAGACGCACCAGGCCTACGCCATCCTCCAGCGGGCGGAGGCGGAGCTCCGGGGCTCGGACCATCCCCGCATGACCCTCGAGCTCGCCCTCCTGCGGATGTGCCAAATCGAGCCGCTGGCCGACCTGGGGCGCCTGATGGAGCGTCTGGAGTCCCTAGTCCCCGGCGGCGCCGCCCGTCCCCAGGCCCCCCCGCCGCCCCCGCCGCCCCCCGCCTTCCGGGCGGAGGAATCCCGGCCCCCGGCCCCCGCCGCGGGGCCGGAGCCCCATCCCGCGCCGGGGGGGGCGGACGCCCCCGCGCGCGCTCCGCGCGAGCGGGCCGCCGCCGTGGCTTCCCCGGAATGGGACCCGGCCGAGGCGAGGCGGATATGGGGAGAAGCGGTCGACTCGCTCAAACCCGCCCGCCAGGTGCTGTTCAAGGGCGCGCAGCTGGAGTTCGAGGGTCCGGGGCGGCTGCGCCTCCGGGTCGCGCCCGCCAACGGCCACGCCCAGACCATCGACCTGGTCCGGGACACGCTGCCCCTCATCGAGGCGCATTTCGCGCGGCACGCCCCCTGGCCCGTGCGGATAGCGGTCGAGGCGCCCTCCCCCGTCGCCCCGGCGGCGGAGCCGGCCCGGGACGACGCGCGGCGGAAGGAGGAGCAGGCGGCGATCCAGGAGGTGGTGGACCTTTTCAACGGCCAGATCGTGGACGACCGGCCATACCGGGGCCGCCGCGCGGGGGTTCCCCGGGCGGCGGAGGACTTCCAGGGAGAGGACTGA
- a CDS encoding alpha/beta hydrolase: protein MPALRPLLSGFGAVGLVLAFSSPARGADQAWNIPFSQEFEGAGIEWTLSPIPTRGAALNLLVGRPRGEARGAVLLFPGGHGAGMFRERWDGFWLGGNFLVRNAPRFAKEGFLAAVVDAPSDHASGMSDAFRTSPEHLADAEAAANHLAKAGVKDIFLVGTSRGTLSVAYLATRIKHPAVKGFVLSSSMNSISNFPLEEIALPTLVVHHAQDECRATAYSAAQAAYGRLKAPRKHFVTVSGGDTPVSGPCEARSAHGYLGKEREVIGAIVRWLKGEAAPARIDP, encoded by the coding sequence ATGCCCGCCCTCCGCCCGCTTCTGTCCGGATTCGGCGCCGTCGGCCTCGTCCTCGCCTTTTCTTCTCCGGCCCGGGGCGCCGATCAGGCCTGGAACATCCCGTTCTCGCAGGAGTTCGAAGGAGCCGGGATCGAGTGGACGCTGTCGCCCATCCCGACCCGGGGGGCCGCCCTCAACCTCCTCGTGGGCCGCCCCCGGGGGGAGGCGCGGGGGGCCGTCCTCTTGTTCCCGGGAGGGCACGGCGCCGGGATGTTCCGCGAGCGATGGGACGGTTTCTGGCTGGGGGGCAACTTCCTGGTGCGGAACGCTCCCCGCTTCGCAAAAGAGGGCTTCCTGGCCGCGGTCGTGGACGCCCCCTCGGACCACGCCTCGGGCATGAGCGACGCCTTCCGGACCAGCCCGGAACACCTGGCGGACGCCGAGGCCGCCGCGAACCATCTGGCAAAAGCGGGGGTCAAGGACATCTTCCTCGTCGGCACGAGCCGGGGGACGCTTTCCGTGGCCTACCTCGCCACCCGCATCAAGCACCCGGCCGTGAAGGGTTTTGTCCTCAGCTCGAGCATGAACTCCATCTCGAACTTCCCGCTGGAGGAGATCGCCCTGCCCACCCTGGTCGTCCACCACGCGCAGGACGAATGCAGGGCGACCGCCTATTCGGCGGCCCAGGCGGCCTATGGCCGCCTCAAGGCCCCCCGCAAGCACTTCGTCACCGTCTCGGGCGGGGACACCCCCGTCTCCGGGCCCTGCGAGGCCCGGAGCGCGCACGGCTATCTGGGGAAAGAGCGCGAGGTGATCGGCGCCATCGTCCGGTGGCTCAAGGGAGAGGCGGCACCCGCGCGGATCGATCCGTGA
- a CDS encoding alpha-ketoacid dehydrogenase subunit beta, giving the protein MREIMFREALVEALDEEMARDGDVFVLGEDIAQFGGSFKATLGLLEKHGPERIRNTPIAEEAIVGAALGAALVGLRPVAELHFIDFATVAMNQIVNQVAKVRYMFGGKARTSLVIRMHGGGGSSAAAQHSQSLEAWFVHVPGLKVVMPSTPKDAKGLLKSAIRDNDPVIFIEHRGLYTVKGPVPEGEYTIPLGVAEVKREGRDATIVATSSMVTKCLQAAEELAKEGIGCEVVDPRTLFPLDKETILASIRKTGRLLIAHEAVRRCGWGAEMAAIAGEEAFDYLDAPIARVCGKETPVPYSPRLEKLHIPQKEDVVEGVRRLVGAAR; this is encoded by the coding sequence ATGCGCGAGATCATGTTCCGCGAGGCCCTGGTCGAGGCCCTCGACGAGGAGATGGCGCGGGACGGGGACGTCTTCGTCCTCGGGGAGGACATCGCCCAGTTCGGCGGCTCCTTCAAGGCCACCCTCGGCCTGCTCGAGAAGCACGGCCCCGAGCGGATCCGCAACACCCCCATCGCCGAGGAGGCCATCGTGGGCGCGGCCCTGGGGGCGGCGCTGGTGGGCCTGCGGCCGGTGGCCGAGCTGCACTTCATCGACTTCGCCACCGTGGCCATGAACCAGATCGTGAACCAGGTGGCCAAGGTGCGCTACATGTTCGGGGGAAAGGCGCGGACGAGCCTCGTCATCCGGATGCACGGGGGAGGGGGCAGCAGCGCCGCCGCCCAGCACTCCCAGAGCCTGGAGGCCTGGTTCGTCCACGTCCCGGGCCTCAAGGTGGTGATGCCCTCGACCCCCAAGGACGCGAAGGGCCTGCTCAAGAGCGCGATCCGGGACAACGACCCGGTCATCTTCATCGAGCACCGGGGGCTCTACACGGTGAAGGGCCCGGTGCCGGAGGGGGAATACACCATCCCGCTCGGCGTGGCCGAGGTGAAGCGGGAGGGGCGGGACGCCACCATCGTGGCCACGTCCTCCATGGTGACGAAGTGCCTCCAGGCGGCGGAAGAGCTGGCGAAGGAGGGAATCGGCTGCGAGGTGGTGGACCCGCGCACCCTCTTCCCGCTCGACAAGGAGACGATCCTCGCCTCGATCCGGAAGACGGGCAGGCTCCTCATCGCGCACGAGGCCGTCCGGCGCTGCGGATGGGGGGCCGAGATGGCGGCCATCGCGGGCGAGGAGGCCTTCGACTACCTCGACGCGCCCATCGCGCGCGTCTGCGGCAAGGAGACGCCGGTCCCCTACTCGCCCAGGCTGGAAAAGCTCCACATCCCGCAGAAAGAGGATGTCGTCGAGGGCGTCCGGCGCTTGGTCGGGGCCGCGCGCTGA